The sequence CTCAGGACCCGCCTTTGTGGCTCTGGTGGCTGAAGCCATGGCCGATGGGGCGGTGGCCTCGGGATTGCCCCGGGTTCAGGCCTTGCATCTGGCCCACCGGACCTTGGCCGGTACCGCCGCATTGCTGCAGGAGCAGCAGTTGCACCCCGGTCAGCTCAAAGACATGGTGACGAGCCCAGGCGGGACGACCATTGCGGGAGTCCGCGCCCTTGAGCGTGCGGGTCTGCGCTCCGCTTTGATCGAAGCCGTGGTTGCGGCAGCCGAGCGCAGCCGAGCCCTGGGCTAGGCCTCTTTCTTCTTGTCCCCGAGTCGGGGCTCGGTGCCGGCGGCGATGCGGCTGAGGTTGCTCCGGTGCCTCCAGATCACCAACACCGCCGCCACGACCGAGAGGCTGAGGTAGGCCGGACGAATCGCCTCGCCGAGGGAGGCGAAGCGCGCCAGCATCAACAGGGGCAAGCTGAGGGCGGCCAGCACGCTCGAGAGCGAGACAATCCGGCTGAGGCTGATCACCCCCAGGAAGACCCCGAAGCAGGCCAGTCCGACGGGCCAGGCCAGGCCCAGAAGCATTCCCAACCCAGTAGCCACGGCCTTACCGCCGCGCCAGCCGAGCCAGATCGGCCAGATGTGACCAGCCAACGCCGCTAAACCGGAGGCGACGACCCACCAATCACTCAGGGCGTTGTAGCCATCGGGCTGGAGCAGGGCCTTGGCCAGCAGTACGGCGGCGGTTCCCTTGAGCACATCGATCAGGAACACCACCAGTGCGGGGCCCTTGCCGACTTGGCGGAGAACGTTTGTGGCTCCGGTGGAGCCGGAGCCCAGGCTGCGAATGTCGACGCCTTTGAGCCAACGCCCCGCCAGGTAGCCACTGGGGAAGGAGCCCAGGAGGTAGGCAAGAACCAGGGTGAGCAGAGGCGCGATGAAGAAGTCGGTCACAGCAGGCTGTCCTCCAGGGCGAGTTCGGTGGGGCTGCCGGCAAAGGCCAACCAGACCGGGAATTGCAGGATCGGGATTTCGACGGCGGGCTCTGCCGCATCGACCACGATGAAGGGGAGTTCTCCTCGCTCCTCCAGGCGGTCGGCCCGTTCGATCAGGGCATCGGCGCGCTCGAAGAGAACGATGCCGCTGTTGGGCCCAAAGTCTTCGCGGTTCAGCCCGAGGCAATCCTGCAGGCCCCGGCGCCATTCGCCCAGCCGCTCGGGCATCCCAGCCAGCACCAAGGTTTGAAAGCGTTCGCCGTAGAGCTCACCCAGGATTGAGATCGCTGCGGCGGTCGCTAAGGCATTGCGGTTGCGGCTGCCGCAACTGGGCTGGGCGCCTCGGCCGCCTTGGGCCAAGAACCAGTCCTCCAGCAGGGATGCTCCACCGGGTTCGAGGCTTCGGCGCAGCTTCCAGGGATCCGCATAGAAATCCGCCTGGCCTTGAAAGGCTGCGAGTCGATCGCGGATCAGCGCTTCGTCATGGCTGAACAGCCCCG is a genomic window of Synechococcus sp. A10-1-5-1 containing:
- the plsY gene encoding glycerol-3-phosphate 1-O-acyltransferase PlsY, producing MTDFFIAPLLTLVLAYLLGSFPSGYLAGRWLKGVDIRSLGSGSTGATNVLRQVGKGPALVVFLIDVLKGTAAVLLAKALLQPDGYNALSDWWVVASGLAALAGHIWPIWLGWRGGKAVATGLGMLLGLAWPVGLACFGVFLGVISLSRIVSLSSVLAALSLPLLMLARFASLGEAIRPAYLSLSVVAAVLVIWRHRSNLSRIAAGTEPRLGDKKKEA
- a CDS encoding DUF3086 domain-containing protein; amino-acid sequence: MSDEATNPTSPQPEDWKELATNELRQQREALQQEISELTGRRDQLQQDINSSFAGQSDSIARRVKGFQDYLVGALQELAVSAEQMELVVQPLVVQPSPLDQAAAAEAQAAAAAEIPAPAPAGLFSHDEALIRDRLAAFQGQADFYADPWKLRRSLEPGGASLLEDWFLAQGGRGAQPSCGSRNRNALATAAAISILGELYGERFQTLVLAGMPERLGEWRRGLQDCLGLNREDFGPNSGIVLFERADALIERADRLEERGELPFIVVDAAEPAVEIPILQFPVWLAFAGSPTELALEDSLL